In one window of Nomascus leucogenys isolate Asia chromosome 1a, Asia_NLE_v1, whole genome shotgun sequence DNA:
- the NFIL3 gene encoding nuclear factor interleukin-3-regulated protein codes for MQLRKMQTVKKEQASLDASSNVDKMMVLNSALTEVSEDSATGEELLLSEGSVGKNKSSACRRKREFIPDEKKDAMYWEKRRKNNEAAKRSREKRRLNDLVLENKLIALGEENATLKAELLSLKLKFGLISSTAYAQEIQKLSNSTAVYFQDYQTSKSNVSSFVDEHEPSMVSSSCISVIKHSPQSSLSDASEVSSVEHTQESSVQGSCRSPENKFQIIKQEPMELESYTREPRDDRGSYTASIYQNYMGNSFSGYSHSPPLLQVNRSSSNSPRTSETDDGVVGKSSDGEDEQQVPKGPIHSPVELKHVHATVVKVPEVNSSALPHKLRIKAKAMQIKVEAFDNEFEATQKLSSPIDMTSKRHFELEKHSAPSMVHSSLTPFSVQVTNIQDWSLKSEHWHQKELSGKTQNSFKTGVVEMKDSGYKVSDPENLYLKQGIANLSTEVVSLKRLIATQPISASDSG; via the coding sequence ATGCAGCTGAGAAAAATGCAGACCGTCAAAAAGGAGCAGGCATCTCTTGATGCCAGTAGCAATGTGGACAAGATGATGGTCCTTAATTCTGCTTTAACGGAAGTGTCTGAAGACTCCGCAACAGGTGAGGAGCTGCTTCTCAGTGAAGGAAGTGTGGGGAAGAACAAATCTTCTGCGTGTCGGAGGAAACGGGAATTCATTCCTGATGAAAAGAAAGATGCTATGTATTGGGAAAAAAGGCGGAAAAATAATGAAGCTGCCAAAAGATCTCGTGAGAAGCGTCGACTGAATGACCTGGTTTTAGAGAACAAACTAATTGCACTGGGAGAAGAAAACGCCACTTTAAAAGCTGAGCTGCTTTCACTAAAATTAAAGTTTGGTTTAATTAGCTCCACAGCATATGCTCAAGAGATTCAGAAACTCAGTAATTCTACAGCTGTGTACTTTCAAGATTACCAGACTTCCAAATCCAATGTGAGTTCATTTGTGGACGAGCACGAACCCTCGATGGTGTCAAGTAGTTGTATTTCTGTCATTAAACACTCTCCACAAAGCTCACTGTCCGATGCTTCAGAAGTGTCCTCGGTAGAACACACGCAGGAGAGCTCTGTGCAGGGAAGCTGCAGAAGTCCTGAAAACAAGTTCCAGATTATCAAGCAAGAGCCGATGGAATTAGAGAGCTACACAAGGGAGCCAAGAGATGACCGAGGCTCTTACACAGCGTCCATCTATCAAAACTATATGGGGAATTCTTTTTCTGGGTACTCACACTCTCCCCCACTACTGCAAGTCAACCGATCCTCCAGCAACTCTCCGAGAACGTCGGAAACTGATGATGGTGTGGTAGGAAAGTCATCTGATGGAGAAGACGAGCAACAGGTCCCCAAGGGCCCCATCCACTCTCCAGTTGAACTCAAGCATGTGCATGCAACTGTGGTTAAAGTTCCAGAAGTGAATTCCTCTGCCTTGCCACACAAGCTCCGGATCAAAGCCAAAGCCATGCAGATCAAAGTAGAAGCCTTTGATAATGAATTTGAGGCCACGCAAAAACTTTCCTCACCTATTGACATGACATCTAAAAGACATTTCGAACTCGAAAAGCATAGTGCCCCAAGTATGGTACATTCTTCTCTTACTCCTTTCTCAGTGCAAGTGACTAACATTCAAGATTGGTCTCTCAAATCAGAGCACTGGCATCAAAAAGAACTGAGTGGCAAAACTCAGAATAGTTTCAAAACTGGAGTTGTTGAAATGAAAGACAGTGGCTACAAAGTTTCTGACCCAGAGAACTTGTATTTGAAGCAGGGGATAGCAAACTTATCTACAGAGGTTGTCTCACTCAAGAGACTTATAGCCACACAACCAATCTCTGCTTCAGACTCTGGGTAA